In Phaeobacter inhibens DSM 16374, the following proteins share a genomic window:
- a CDS encoding fructose bisphosphate aldolase → MAQETSTQTAQLDRIANGKGFIAALDQSGGSTPKALALYGVTEDAYGNDDEMFGEIQKMRARIITAPDFNSDKILGAILFEKTMDAAIDGTPVPAYLWDNCGVVPFLKVDKGLADEADDAQTMKPMPDLDALLSRAVKAGIFGTKMRSVIKGANAAGIKNVVGQQFIVGRQIAAAGLLPIIEPEVDINSTTKAEAEALLKDAILAELNALPADTKVALKLTIPTEAGLYDDLAAHANVVRVVALSGGYTTDDACEKLAKNSTMIASFSRALTEGLNVAMSDDDYNAALGSNIDKIYRASI, encoded by the coding sequence ATGGCGCAAGAAACCTCGACCCAGACCGCACAGCTTGATCGTATCGCAAACGGCAAGGGCTTCATCGCGGCGCTCGATCAGTCCGGCGGCTCCACCCCCAAAGCGCTGGCGCTTTATGGTGTGACCGAAGACGCCTATGGCAATGATGACGAGATGTTCGGTGAGATCCAGAAAATGCGCGCCCGCATCATCACCGCTCCCGATTTCAACAGCGACAAGATCCTTGGCGCGATCCTGTTTGAAAAAACCATGGATGCGGCGATCGACGGCACGCCGGTGCCTGCCTACCTCTGGGACAATTGCGGTGTTGTGCCGTTCCTCAAGGTGGACAAGGGTCTCGCAGACGAGGCGGACGACGCCCAGACCATGAAACCGATGCCCGATCTGGACGCCCTGCTGTCGCGCGCCGTGAAGGCCGGGATCTTCGGCACCAAAATGCGCTCAGTCATCAAGGGCGCCAATGCCGCCGGCATCAAGAACGTCGTCGGCCAGCAGTTCATCGTCGGCCGCCAGATTGCCGCTGCCGGTCTGCTCCCGATCATCGAGCCGGAGGTGGACATCAATTCCACCACCAAAGCCGAGGCAGAAGCCCTGCTGAAAGACGCGATCCTGGCCGAGCTGAACGCCCTGCCCGCCGATACCAAAGTGGCGCTGAAGCTGACCATCCCCACCGAGGCCGGTCTTTATGACGATCTGGCCGCTCATGCCAATGTGGTGCGCGTCGTGGCCCTGTCCGGCGGCTACACCACCGATGATGCCTGCGAAAAACTGGCGAAGAACAGCACCATGATCGCCTCTTTCAGCCGTGCCCTGACCGAAGGTCTGAATGTCGCCATGAGCGATGACGACTACAACGCAGCGCTTGGCTCCAACATCGACAAGATCTACCGCGCCTCGATCTGA